A genomic region of Streptomyces sp. R33 contains the following coding sequences:
- a CDS encoding VOC family protein, whose protein sequence is MAIKLENVGIAVRDLEAAISFFTDLGLTVVGRDTVSGEWTDTAVGLDGNHANIAMLQTPDGHGRLELFEYIHPEAIESEPTRPNTIGMHRVAFSVDDIDKALETAAMHGCRPLRGVATYEDVYKLTYLRGPSGILVMLAEELKKN, encoded by the coding sequence ATGGCCATCAAACTTGAGAACGTCGGGATCGCCGTGCGCGATCTCGAAGCAGCGATCTCCTTTTTCACCGACCTCGGCCTCACGGTCGTCGGCCGTGACACGGTCAGTGGTGAGTGGACCGATACCGCTGTCGGCCTGGACGGCAATCACGCCAACATCGCGATGCTCCAGACGCCGGACGGTCACGGTCGCCTTGAGCTATTCGAGTACATCCACCCCGAAGCGATCGAGTCGGAGCCCACTCGTCCCAACACGATCGGCATGCACCGCGTCGCCTTCTCGGTGGACGACATCGACAAAGCCCTTGAGACGGCGGCAATGCACGGATGCAGGCCCCTTCGCGGTGTGGCGACCTATGAGGACGTCTACAAGCTCACCTACCTCCGCGGTCCCAGCGGCATCCTTGTGATGCTCGCCGAAGAGCTGAAGAAGAACTGA
- a CDS encoding alpha/beta hydrolase family protein: MSPVHGDPHSGPTRRTLLTAGAGAALLAGCARGGAPGAPAAATSSSAAAAGGSITPGAMTLFKDPAYNFNGLLALGASGAGSAEVGEVLTAVNAINGAGLTAQSYVKTFRSLGDQLMAPPPGAPADGQTKRFRALRAAQYYGQALFFVLGSDDPGSEEQLYKAGRAAWDTFCDLCEPAPVKAKVPYGTTPLPVWFFRPDTSGTPRPTVILTNGSDGQNVDMWTYGIPAALERGWNALVYDGPGQGQLLFVDRVVFTPTWERVVTPLVDWLAARSDVDSGKIALTGLSMAGDLAPRAAAFETRIAALVAMPGCVEPWLGFPPEIRKILTPDKQQTNDIWNKEVVPELPPDAADVMKKRFEPFSVPAMLEARQGKLFTDFYTPANRVKALSITDVVGRIKAPTLVLDYEGEQFYPGQPRRMYDALTSPKDYLKLTAAQGAQLHCSPMAPQLHCEVVFDWLGKTLGS, encoded by the coding sequence ATGAGCCCCGTACACGGCGATCCGCACTCCGGACCCACGCGTCGCACCCTCCTCACAGCCGGAGCGGGAGCCGCGCTCCTGGCAGGCTGCGCCCGCGGCGGTGCCCCCGGCGCCCCGGCAGCGGCCACCAGCAGCTCGGCCGCCGCCGCGGGCGGCAGCATCACCCCGGGCGCGATGACGCTGTTCAAGGACCCCGCGTACAACTTCAACGGACTCCTCGCGCTCGGAGCCTCGGGCGCCGGCTCCGCGGAGGTCGGCGAGGTCCTGACGGCCGTGAACGCGATCAACGGAGCCGGGCTGACGGCGCAGTCGTACGTCAAGACGTTCCGCAGCCTCGGCGACCAGCTCATGGCGCCGCCCCCGGGCGCCCCCGCCGACGGCCAGACCAAGCGGTTCCGGGCCCTGCGCGCGGCCCAGTACTACGGCCAGGCGCTGTTCTTCGTCCTGGGTTCGGACGACCCCGGCAGCGAGGAGCAGCTCTACAAGGCGGGACGCGCCGCGTGGGACACCTTCTGCGACCTGTGCGAGCCCGCCCCGGTGAAGGCGAAGGTGCCCTACGGGACCACACCGCTGCCAGTGTGGTTCTTCCGGCCCGACACGTCCGGCACTCCGCGCCCGACGGTGATCCTGACCAATGGCAGCGACGGCCAGAACGTCGACATGTGGACGTACGGCATCCCCGCCGCGCTGGAACGGGGCTGGAACGCGCTCGTCTACGACGGACCGGGCCAGGGGCAACTGCTCTTCGTGGACCGTGTGGTGTTCACCCCCACCTGGGAGCGGGTCGTCACGCCCCTCGTCGACTGGCTGGCGGCCCGCTCGGACGTGGACTCCGGCAAGATCGCCCTGACGGGCCTGAGCATGGCGGGCGACCTCGCACCTCGGGCCGCGGCGTTCGAGACACGCATCGCCGCCTTGGTCGCGATGCCGGGCTGCGTGGAGCCGTGGCTGGGCTTCCCGCCCGAGATCCGGAAGATCCTCACCCCGGACAAACAGCAGACGAACGACATCTGGAACAAGGAGGTCGTCCCCGAACTGCCCCCGGACGCGGCCGACGTGATGAAGAAACGGTTCGAACCGTTCTCCGTGCCCGCGATGCTCGAAGCGCGCCAGGGCAAGCTGTTCACCGACTTCTACACCCCGGCCAACCGCGTCAAGGCGCTGTCCATCACGGACGTCGTCGGCCGTATCAAGGCGCCGACCCTGGTGCTGGATTACGAGGGCGAGCAGTTCTACCCCGGCCAGCCGCGCCGCATGTACGACGCCCTCACCTCGCCCAAGGACTACCTGAAGCTGACGGCGGCCCAAGGGGCGCAACTGCACTGCTCCCCCATGGCCCCGCAACTGCACTGCGAGGTCGTCTTCGACTGGCTCGGCAAGACGCTGGGCTCGTAG
- a CDS encoding MBL fold metallo-hydrolase, with protein sequence MIDFLRGAPVAGSLDVVWHAGWPSPKHDPAPEIQVHAYSEHTVLLRQNKSVHYEAPFLFLLFGNDRALLLDTGASADPAHFPLRETVDRLVTDWLERHPRRAYSLVVAHTHGHGDHTAADPQFADRPLTTLVGPGLDEVTAAFDLSDWPHRTGELDLGGRILDVIPGPGHQRAAVVFHDRHTGLLLTGDSLYPGRLYIEDRTAYSATVDRLLDFCATRPVRHVLGCHIEMTTTAGEDYPRGTTYQPDEPPLQLTTGHLHTLRRALDETADRHGTHPYGEFILVYQDSPAMTAAQ encoded by the coding sequence GTGATCGACTTTCTCCGGGGCGCCCCGGTCGCAGGCAGTCTCGACGTCGTCTGGCACGCGGGCTGGCCCTCTCCGAAACACGACCCGGCCCCGGAGATCCAGGTCCACGCCTACTCCGAACACACGGTGCTCCTGCGCCAGAACAAATCCGTCCACTACGAAGCCCCTTTCCTCTTCCTCCTCTTCGGCAATGACAGGGCACTGCTCCTCGACACGGGCGCGTCCGCCGACCCGGCCCACTTCCCTCTGCGGGAAACGGTCGACCGGCTCGTCACGGACTGGCTGGAACGCCATCCGAGGCGCGCATACTCGCTGGTGGTCGCCCACACGCACGGACACGGCGACCACACCGCGGCTGACCCGCAGTTCGCGGACCGGCCCCTCACCACCCTCGTGGGACCCGGACTGGACGAGGTCACAGCCGCGTTCGACCTCTCCGACTGGCCACACCGCACCGGCGAACTGGACCTGGGCGGCCGCATCCTCGATGTGATCCCCGGCCCCGGCCACCAGCGGGCCGCAGTGGTCTTCCACGACCGCCATACCGGCCTCCTGCTGACCGGCGACTCCCTCTATCCGGGGCGGCTCTACATCGAGGACCGGACCGCCTACTCGGCCACCGTGGACCGGCTGCTGGACTTCTGCGCCACCCGGCCCGTGCGCCATGTCCTCGGCTGCCACATCGAGATGACCACCACGGCGGGCGAGGACTACCCCCGCGGCACCACGTACCAGCCCGACGAGCCGCCGCTCCAACTCACCACAGGTCATCTGCACACCCTGCGCAGAGCCCTCGACGAGACGGCAGACCGCCACGGCACCCACCCCTACGGGGAGTTCATCCTCGTCTACCAGGACTCACCGGCCATGACCGCTGCCCAGTGA
- a CDS encoding helix-turn-helix domain-containing protein has translation MVTKQFTGSPDEADLRRADSLGREIFSDVANKWALLIIEALGDRTLRFSELRDEVEGISHKMLTQNLRMLERYGLVERTVHPVVPPRVEYTLTEPGQALRVTIDGLCDWTHRYLGHIEASRDRFDA, from the coding sequence ATGGTGACCAAGCAGTTCACGGGCTCGCCCGACGAAGCGGACCTGAGGCGCGCGGACTCCCTGGGGCGGGAGATCTTCTCGGACGTCGCCAACAAGTGGGCGCTCCTGATCATCGAGGCCCTCGGGGACCGCACTCTGCGGTTCAGCGAGCTGCGCGATGAGGTCGAGGGCATCAGCCACAAGATGCTCACCCAGAACCTGCGCATGCTGGAGCGCTACGGTCTGGTCGAGCGGACGGTGCACCCCGTCGTGCCGCCGCGGGTCGAGTACACCCTCACCGAGCCGGGCCAGGCCCTGCGGGTGACGATCGACGGACTGTGCGACTGGACCCACCGCTACCTCGGTCACATCGAGGCCTCCCGCGACCGCTTCGACGCCTGA
- a CDS encoding RidA family protein — MAITLVNPNGLPEIDAYRQVSIVTGSKLVFIAGQVAWDADGVNVGEGDLAAQVEQCYLNIATALAEVGASFDDVAKLTVYVVDWTPDKMPLLMEGLGRAATRLGAAPVPPATLLGVAALDVPEHLVEVEATAVID, encoded by the coding sequence ATGGCCATCACCTTGGTGAACCCCAACGGATTGCCGGAAATCGACGCCTACCGGCAGGTGTCGATCGTGACCGGATCGAAGCTCGTCTTCATCGCCGGACAGGTCGCCTGGGACGCCGACGGAGTCAATGTCGGCGAAGGCGACCTCGCCGCGCAGGTCGAGCAGTGCTACCTCAACATCGCCACCGCTCTGGCCGAGGTCGGCGCTTCCTTTGATGACGTGGCGAAACTGACCGTCTACGTCGTCGACTGGACCCCCGACAAGATGCCCCTGCTGATGGAAGGGCTCGGTCGGGCCGCCACGAGGCTGGGGGCCGCCCCGGTCCCGCCGGCCACGCTGCTCGGTGTCGCCGCGCTGGATGTCCCCGAGCATCTGGTCGAGGTCGAAGCCACCGCGGTCATCGACTGA
- a CDS encoding DUF6247 family protein, which produces MPALERDWAKALEGSRHSYSLTPLHDIVRTWQLRVASAPAVDAYTDSGRDESGFVALEDVLGTRQ; this is translated from the coding sequence GTGCCCGCCCTCGAGCGTGACTGGGCCAAGGCCCTGGAAGGCTCCCGTCACTCGTACTCACTCACCCCGCTGCACGACATCGTCCGTACCTGGCAGCTGCGCGTCGCCTCGGCCCCGGCCGTCGACGCGTACACCGACTCCGGTCGTGACGAGAGCGGCTTCGTCGCCCTCGAGGACGTCCTGGGGACCCGCCAGTGA
- a CDS encoding DUF4097 family beta strand repeat-containing protein, giving the protein MQKFDTPAPIAAVLDIPAGRIRFIAADRADTAVEVLPANASSGRDVKAVEQIEVGYADGVLRIWAAPAENRFLGDSGSVEVTVRLPAGSRIEAKAASSEFRGIGRLGDVAFEGAQASVELEEAASAHLAVLAGDVSVGRLSGPAEISTQKGDINITEAVRGTVTLRTEHGNISVGAAAGVSAALDADTSYGRIHNALTNTDGAAAGLSIHATTSYGDITARSI; this is encoded by the coding sequence ATGCAGAAGTTCGACACCCCCGCCCCGATCGCGGCCGTCCTGGACATCCCCGCCGGCCGTATCCGGTTCATCGCCGCGGACCGCGCGGACACGGCGGTCGAGGTCCTGCCGGCGAATGCCTCGAGCGGCCGTGACGTGAAGGCGGTGGAGCAGATCGAGGTCGGATATGCCGACGGCGTCCTGCGCATCTGGGCCGCACCGGCGGAGAACCGGTTCCTGGGCGACTCCGGCTCGGTCGAGGTGACCGTCCGGCTGCCGGCCGGCTCCCGTATCGAGGCGAAGGCGGCCAGTTCCGAGTTCCGCGGTATCGGACGCCTCGGTGACGTCGCCTTCGAGGGCGCCCAGGCCTCGGTCGAGCTCGAGGAGGCCGCAAGCGCCCACCTCGCCGTCCTCGCTGGTGACGTCTCGGTCGGCCGGCTGAGCGGCCCCGCCGAGATCAGCACCCAGAAGGGCGACATCAACATCACCGAAGCCGTGCGCGGCACGGTCACCCTGCGCACCGAGCACGGCAACATTTCGGTCGGCGCCGCTGCCGGAGTCTCCGCTGCCCTGGACGCCGACACCTCCTACGGCCGCATCCACAACGCCCTCACCAACACCGACGGCGCCGCCGCGGGCCTGAGCATCCATGCGACCACCTCCTACGGCGACATCACCGCTCGCAGCATCTGA